One genomic window of Thermorudis peleae includes the following:
- a CDS encoding alpha/beta hydrolase family protein produces MHRLTWLLCLSVLTMLSACQGQRQAATATVVPQPIITTPTPTTPSPVATPTLSPTPTPTPVPTVTPSPSPTPQNPLWAYTIEGLRNRRYPGGTITITRVLERNAAYTRYAITYPSDGLRITGVMLIPNGSGPFPVVILNHGYIPPDQYWSGADTANEADYLARRGYLCIAPDFRGWGDSDPGPNYFRTGIVIDVLNLISSLPSLPQADPHRVGLWGHSMGGGLVAKAITVDSRIKAAVLYGPVSAYDLDNIQKWGDGLNEASPDPLAQAYREAARDPMFLRQTSPLFFFHYVTAPVQIHQGLADTVTPPQWSQAIRDALLAAGKSVEYYEYPGQGHAFQGTSWLLFMQRTTAFFDRYLKGTGS; encoded by the coding sequence ATGCATCGCCTGACTTGGCTTCTCTGCCTTAGTGTGCTCACGATGCTTAGCGCGTGCCAGGGGCAACGACAGGCGGCAACGGCAACGGTTGTTCCTCAGCCAATTATCACAACGCCAACACCGACAACCCCATCGCCAGTCGCTACTCCAACGCTTTCCCCAACACCAACACCAACGCCAGTGCCAACCGTAACGCCGAGCCCTTCACCGACTCCGCAAAATCCGCTCTGGGCCTATACCATCGAAGGCTTACGCAATCGGCGTTATCCAGGAGGGACGATTACAATAACCCGTGTGCTTGAGCGCAACGCCGCGTATACACGGTATGCCATCACTTATCCAAGCGACGGCCTACGCATCACTGGCGTTATGCTTATCCCGAACGGGAGTGGACCATTCCCCGTCGTCATCCTCAACCATGGCTATATTCCACCAGACCAGTATTGGTCGGGAGCCGACACCGCGAACGAAGCGGACTACCTTGCGCGCCGAGGCTATCTCTGTATTGCTCCAGATTTCCGTGGATGGGGAGATTCTGATCCTGGGCCAAACTATTTCCGCACGGGTATTGTGATCGATGTGCTGAACCTTATCAGCTCTCTTCCATCACTCCCCCAGGCCGATCCACATCGCGTTGGGCTCTGGGGCCACAGCATGGGTGGAGGATTGGTAGCAAAAGCTATCACTGTTGATTCGCGGATTAAAGCAGCCGTTCTGTATGGCCCAGTGAGCGCCTATGACCTTGATAACATCCAGAAATGGGGCGATGGATTGAATGAGGCAAGTCCTGATCCTCTTGCCCAGGCGTATCGTGAAGCGGCACGCGATCCGATGTTCCTGCGCCAGACCTCGCCTTTATTCTTCTTCCACTATGTAACCGCTCCGGTGCAAATCCATCAGGGGCTCGCTGACACCGTTACGCCGCCACAATGGTCACAGGCCATTCGCGATGCACTCCTCGCTGCAGGCAAGAGCGTTGAATACTATGAGTACCCTGGTCAAGGTCATGCATTCCAAGGGACAAGTTGGCTGCTTTTCATGCAGCGCACAACCGCGTTCTTCGACCGCTATCTAAAGGGAACCGGCTCCTAG
- a CDS encoding type 1 glutamine amidotransferase encodes MEVTICWLFGRTMNIYGDRGNILTLVQRCRWRGIEAHVATYACGDSLNAAAYDIFFWGGGQDREQIAAAWDLQGPSGEALRAAVEDGAPLLAICGGYQLLGQYYQPHEGERLPGLGIFDAYTVAGSRRMIGNIVVQSDDFGELVGFENHSGRTFLGPQARPLGYVRKGFGNNGEDRTEGCRYRNAIGTYLHGPILPKNPKLADFLIHAALIRRYGPIDLPPLDDRQEEQAHQSARSRVFHRY; translated from the coding sequence ATGGAAGTAACCATTTGCTGGCTCTTCGGCCGCACAATGAATATCTACGGCGATCGGGGCAATATCCTAACCCTTGTGCAACGCTGCCGTTGGCGAGGCATTGAAGCGCATGTTGCGACCTATGCGTGTGGCGATTCGCTCAATGCAGCAGCATATGACATTTTCTTTTGGGGCGGTGGGCAAGATCGTGAGCAGATTGCGGCTGCGTGGGACCTCCAAGGTCCCAGTGGCGAGGCGTTGCGTGCTGCTGTTGAAGATGGCGCGCCACTGCTGGCAATCTGTGGCGGATATCAACTCCTTGGCCAATACTATCAACCCCATGAGGGCGAGCGATTACCAGGGCTTGGGATCTTTGATGCGTACACTGTCGCTGGCTCTCGTCGGATGATTGGCAATATCGTCGTGCAAAGCGACGACTTTGGTGAACTCGTTGGGTTTGAAAACCATAGTGGCCGGACGTTTCTTGGTCCGCAAGCCCGACCGCTTGGGTATGTCCGTAAAGGCTTTGGCAACAACGGTGAAGATCGAACTGAGGGGTGCCGCTATCGAAATGCAATCGGCACATACCTGCATGGGCCAATATTACCAAAGAATCCAAAACTTGCTGATTTCTTGATTCATGCTGCGCTCATACGACGGTATGGGCCGATTGACTTACCTCCACTCGATGATCGCCAAGAGGAGCAAGCGCATCAATCAGCCCGCAGTCGAGTTTTCCACAGGTACTAG
- a CDS encoding MurT ligase domain-containing protein translates to MDIRLLSAVAASHASAAVIRRLGHGGGTALPGLVANWIDPRALAKLSAQLPHGVIVVSGTNGKTTTARAIATIAAAAGYRPVHNRSGSNLVRGVTAAVAAQTRLNGRVCGDLGIFEADEAAFPAIVAQTRPRLVVLLNLFRDQLDRYGELDAIARRWSKALALLPPESCVLVNADDPTLAVMTETLPVPRITFGILEAEEQLPSLPHAADALSCRRCGAALTYRQAFLSHLGEYVCPRCGFTRPRLDYGANEIVLEGLDRLQLRLTIPQGDQIPLAVPLGGLYNAYNVIAAAAAAHTFGITPSAIAQGFAQMTAAFGRLERVCYHGREIIFLLIKNPTGLNEVVRALAKSPEAPLFFAINDLDADGRDISWLWDADLEPLAAWHTSFFTGGLRGPDMALRLKYAGIAETRVHELGRLPEAFERFVARLAPGARGYVLPTYTALLSLRRYLAARGAAPAFWEQ, encoded by the coding sequence ATGGACATTCGTCTCTTGAGTGCTGTCGCCGCGAGCCATGCAAGCGCCGCTGTTATCCGCCGATTGGGCCATGGCGGTGGGACAGCGCTGCCTGGTCTTGTCGCAAATTGGATTGATCCGCGCGCATTAGCGAAGCTGAGCGCTCAGCTGCCCCATGGCGTCATCGTCGTCAGCGGCACAAACGGTAAGACGACTACGGCTCGAGCAATCGCGACGATTGCCGCTGCAGCTGGCTATCGTCCAGTCCATAACCGTTCAGGATCGAATCTTGTCCGTGGCGTCACCGCTGCGGTCGCTGCACAAACGCGTCTCAACGGGCGCGTCTGCGGCGATCTCGGCATCTTTGAAGCGGATGAGGCAGCGTTCCCTGCAATCGTGGCGCAAACGCGCCCGCGCCTCGTTGTTTTGCTCAACCTCTTTCGCGATCAACTTGATCGATATGGCGAACTCGATGCAATCGCTCGTCGATGGAGCAAGGCCCTCGCATTGCTCCCACCAGAAAGCTGCGTCCTCGTAAATGCAGACGATCCTACGCTGGCCGTGATGACCGAGACTCTGCCTGTGCCACGGATTACGTTTGGCATTCTAGAAGCGGAAGAGCAGCTTCCAAGCCTTCCGCATGCTGCGGATGCCCTGTCATGCCGCCGCTGTGGGGCAGCTTTAACATATCGCCAAGCATTCCTTTCGCATCTCGGTGAATACGTGTGTCCACGGTGTGGGTTTACTCGGCCCCGGCTCGATTATGGCGCGAACGAGATCGTGCTTGAGGGGCTTGATCGGCTTCAGCTGCGCCTCACGATCCCTCAGGGTGACCAGATTCCGTTGGCCGTTCCTCTTGGCGGACTGTACAACGCCTATAACGTCATTGCTGCTGCTGCTGCTGCCCATACCTTTGGAATCACGCCGTCAGCGATTGCTCAAGGCTTTGCTCAAATGACCGCTGCTTTTGGACGGCTTGAGCGTGTCTGTTACCACGGGCGTGAAATCATCTTTCTGCTGATTAAGAATCCGACAGGTTTGAATGAAGTGGTGCGAGCGCTCGCAAAAAGTCCAGAAGCACCACTCTTTTTCGCGATTAACGATCTTGATGCGGACGGGCGCGATATCTCGTGGCTCTGGGATGCTGATCTCGAGCCGCTTGCTGCATGGCATACCTCATTCTTTACCGGTGGATTGCGTGGCCCGGATATGGCTCTCCGTCTCAAGTACGCTGGTATTGCGGAGACGCGCGTGCACGAGCTTGGTAGACTGCCAGAAGCGTTCGAACGCTTCGTTGCGCGACTGGCCCCTGGCGCGCGCGGCTACGTCCTGCCCACCTATACGGCGCTTCTTTCGCTCCGTCGTTATCTTGCGGCACGTGGCGCTGCGCCAGCATTTTGGGAGCAGTGA
- the mreC gene encoding rod shape-determining protein MreC codes for MVIPARRVVALTVLSLLAAMLLILLDRQHVLTVIRLPADRAAATVERVFSSLSLHLPWPTSQRERELEAQLAQLQAERDRLLAENAQLKEVQREVDQLQAQLGFQQQHPELRLVLARVIAYDPDATQQVIIIDRGANAGLQVGLPVVSPNFLVGVVTAVESDRARVTLLTDPSMRLGARLQDTGAEGLLYGEGPQGGGRLELRHLDPQTPVHDGELVVTSGRTAHIPAGLVIGSVYGGSRELAAGELRLAVRPLVDFRALRSVSVILSAAGSP; via the coding sequence ATGGTCATCCCTGCTCGTCGTGTTGTGGCCCTAACAGTACTTTCTCTCCTTGCCGCCATGCTCCTCATTCTGCTCGATCGGCAACATGTGCTGACTGTTATCCGACTGCCAGCAGATCGCGCAGCTGCCACTGTCGAGCGTGTTTTCTCTTCCCTTTCGCTCCACCTCCCGTGGCCGACGAGTCAGCGGGAACGTGAGCTCGAAGCGCAACTCGCGCAGCTTCAAGCTGAACGTGACCGGCTCTTAGCCGAAAACGCCCAACTCAAAGAGGTGCAACGAGAAGTTGACCAGCTTCAAGCCCAACTGGGATTTCAGCAGCAACATCCTGAGCTGCGGCTCGTTCTGGCCCGAGTCATCGCCTATGATCCCGATGCGACGCAACAGGTGATCATCATTGATCGTGGGGCAAATGCCGGATTGCAAGTTGGATTGCCAGTGGTCAGCCCAAATTTCTTGGTCGGGGTTGTAACGGCAGTTGAGAGCGATCGTGCTCGGGTAACCTTGCTCACAGATCCCAGTATGCGTCTTGGGGCGCGATTGCAAGATACGGGGGCCGAAGGACTACTCTATGGTGAAGGGCCACAAGGGGGCGGTAGGCTCGAGTTGCGCCATCTTGACCCGCAGACGCCAGTGCATGATGGGGAGCTTGTTGTCACATCGGGGCGAACAGCGCATATTCCCGCGGGTCTCGTCATTGGTTCAGTCTATGGCGGCTCGCGTGAGCTGGCTGCTGGAGAACTCCGTCTCGCCGTGCGGCCGCTTGTAGACTTTAGGGCGCTGCGCTCAGTGAGTGTCATTCTGAGCGCTGCTGGATCGCCCTAG